One Helicoverpa armigera isolate CAAS_96S chromosome 12, ASM3070526v1, whole genome shotgun sequence DNA window includes the following coding sequences:
- the LOC110373680 gene encoding chymotrypsin-C produces MSRILFLFCIFASVWGANSISVTKNESVLVSYLPCDLAFINFVRINESNWQGLLHFSLYPDLKEVLMEIYFEKEVTISPILNFPSVSLEYGKQSFVLHSKRPIPKTYTFNVFTGSQKADEKGVPKVHNLTLNNEILCSSLKRKQSIESLNVKKLFNGKHYAHSCGKKSIHHAEHLSLRTEAQAGDWPWHVAIFYENDTFHYQCGGSIVSTTAVLTAGHCIFDDIPTKDYFVVAGISSYANTTENDFDMKSLQVQQIIKHPKYKREFSTADLAIIKVEKIEFTVHIQPVCIWGPSHDKSELFGMETIIVGFGENEDGVPHNHLRAITMIVQKDTTCKYLSRLLNKSTFCAGNGPNSITNVRNGDSGGGLLVRVPQPDHTNTWFIRGVLSKCGTSATTSSQVANTTCDPQAYVVFTDVAAHYGWITQNAGLLNPSLVTA; encoded by the exons ATGAGCagaatcttatttttattttgtatctttGCGAGTGTTTGGGGAGCTAATTCTATATCAGTGACTAAAAATGAATCCGTTTTAGTAAGCTACCTTCCCTGTGATTTGGCTTTCATAAATTTTGTAAGAATAAATGAAAGTAACTGGCAGGGATTATTGCACTTTTCACTATACCCGGATTTAAAAGAGGTATTGATggagatttattttgaaaaagaagtTACTATAAGTCCG ATATTGAATTTTCCCAGTGTTTCACTGGAATATGGCAAGCAGAGCTTTGTGTTGCATTCTAAGCGTCCAATACCAAAAACATATACATTTAATGTATTTACTGGTTCTCAAAAAGCTGATGAAAAAGGTGTCCCAAAAGTCCACAATTTAACATTGAATAATGAAATACTCTGCAGTAGTTTAAAG AGAAAACAATCAATAGAATCGCTGAACGTTAAAAAATTATTCAACGGCAAGCATTACGCTCATTCCTGTGGTAAAAAATCAATTCACCATGCAGAACACCTTTCCTTGAGGACTGAAGCCCAAGCCGGTGACTGGCCTTGGCATGTCGCTATATTTTACGAAAATGACACATTTCACTATCAATGTGGCGGTAGTATTGTGTCTACAACTGCTGTCTTAACAG ctgGGCACTGTATTTTTGATGATATTCCAACTAAGGATTACTTCGTAGTTGCTGGCATCAGTAGTTATGCTAATACTACTGAAAATGATTTTGATATGAAGTCTTTACAA GTACAGCAAATTATAAAACATCCAAAATATAAGAGAGAGTTTTCTACAGCAGATTTGGCTATCATCAAAGTAGAGAAAATAGAATTCACTGTCCATATACAACCTGTTTGCATTTGGGGTCCTAGTCACGACAAGAGTGAACTGTTTGGGATGGAAACTATA attgTAGGATTTGGTGAGAATGAAGACGGTGTACCCCACAATCACCTGAGAGCGATTACCATGATAGTTCAAAAAGATACGACGTGTAAATATCTTTCAAGGTTATTGAACAAATCTACTTTCTGCGCTGGAAATGGACCTAAcagta TAACCAACGTCCGTAACGGCGACAGCGGGGGAGGTCTGTTAGTGCGCGTTCCTCAGCCTGATCACACCAATACCTGGTTCATTCGAGGAGTCCTTTCTAAATGTGGAACTTCAGCTACTACTTCATCACAAGTTGCAAACACAACTTGCGATCCGCAAGCGTATGTGGTATTCACTGATGTGGCAGCACATTATGGCTGGATCACCCAAAATGCTGGATTGCTAAACCCGAGTCTTGTGACTGCATAA
- the LOC110373670 gene encoding transmembrane protease serine 11D yields MKRNKSLQSLNTTKINDNGNAYSCGRRSIKHAEIVSLRTEAKAGDWPWHVAVFVKLNGTAFYQCGGSIVSTNAILTAAHCIAPGIPPKDYLVVAGISKVNKTGNEYYTMQNLTVQDIIVHKKYRPMQSTADLAILKVNNIQFTDYVRPVCIWASSTNKSELFGKEATIVGFGKNERNVPNSDLRAIKITVQRDTTCSRLSEFLNNYTFCAGNGPNTITNVSSGDSGGGLVVRTSQPDHGITWFIRGVLSKCGKLSTLNMCDLKEYVVFTDVAAHYDWIYQNSGLANINNTTA; encoded by the exons ATGAAG AGGAATAAATCTTTACAATCCTTGAATACTACCAAAATAAACGACAATGGGAACGCATATTCTTGTGGAAGAAGGTCTATCAAACATGCAGAAATAGTTTCCTTAAGAACTGAAGCAAAGGCTGGTGACTGGCCCTGGCATGTGGCTGTTTTTGTCAAACTAAATGGCACTGCTTTTTACCAATGTGGCGGTAGTATTGTGTCTACAAATGCTATATTAACAG CTGCTCACTGTATTGCCCCTGGTATTCCACCTAAGGATTACCTCGTTGTGGCTGGCATCAGTAAAGTTAACAAAACAGGCAACGAGTATTATACTATGCAGAATCTAACT GTTCAGGATATAatagttcataaaaaatacaggcCTATGCAGTCTACAGCGGATCTTGCTATCCTAAAGGTGAACAACATACAATTCACGGACTATGTACGACCTGTGTGCATTTGGGCTTCTAGTACTAATAAGTCTGAACTGTTTGGGAAAGAAGCTACG ATCGTTGGATTTGGCAAGAATGAACGTAACGTACCCAACAGTGATCTAAGAGCGATTAAAATTACGGTGCAGAGAGATACAACGTGCTCACGCCTCTCAGAGTTTTTGAACAATTACACTTTTTGCGCTGGAAATGGACCTAATACAA TCACCAATGTAAGTAGCGGTGACAGTGGAGGAGGTTTGGTAGTGCGAACTTCCCAGCCTGACCACGGTATCACCTGGTTCATTCGGGGAGTCCTATCTAAATGTGGGAAACTGTCTACTTTGAATATGTGTGATCTAAAAGAGTATGTTGTATTCACCGATGTTGCAGCACATTATGATTGGATATATCAAAATTCGGGTTTAgcaaatataaacaatacaacTGCCTAA